Part of the Chaetodon trifascialis isolate fChaTrf1 chromosome 1, fChaTrf1.hap1, whole genome shotgun sequence genome, CTAGCTACCTGTTCATGGATCAGCATCCCTCTGGGTTCAGGGGGAAGTGTCAAGATCTCTGCCTCTTTATTTTGCAGACGAAGGGATCTACGAGCTGGCAGCACTTCTTTGACAGCAGCTTGAGACCTGCAACACAGAAACTGATCATTACAGTGACATAAAGAAGACACTGGTCTGACTGACTTCTGAAGACTTATTCTTAGAtctgaaagttaaaaaaaacaaaaacaaatcaagtcTAAAGTGATGTCTACAGACAACTTGTTTGTCTGGCCAAGGTCAAAAAACCCAAAGCAATCAACTTTCAGTGGTATTACattgaaaaaaagcaaatcatcacatttgaaaagaaaaaagaaaatgtaatatgATCTCACATTTTACTACTAtttaaacaatcaaacaaacaaacataaagtaataaacagcagaatttaGAGCTCAGCTTGTGAGGGTTTGTCTGTCGAATGTACCTCACGAGACCCCTCTGCGATGGCTTTGGCCGTGTCAGCTGCTTCAGCTCCTCAGCTGCCTTGTAAAAGtaaatgataaagaaaagaaaaacatgaattattagTCGTCCCACCAAttcagaaagagagacagcaagaggaATGAATCACAAGAGACCGAGTGCATCTGTATTTatgcaaaatacacacaaataattcTGGCCTACATTTTCACTTCAAGCATGCAAAAAAGTTCATTTGGAGGAGAACTGTTGAGTGAGTGTGAGGAAGTACCAACGACTCTTTGATGAGGAATTAAAAGCCTGCACTATTTACTGTATTGTACTATTAATAATGGAGGCTGATACAAGGCTGGCAGCATAAACAGATAGTTTGCCAGTATGATTTTAAACATATATTATGATTAATTATCATGTTTATCTAAGTAACAACAGACCCAGTGATTTGAGGGTTTTGGcttatttgttattttggttTGTATTTTTCTAAGATCAGGATATTACATTTCCTATCTTGTGGTATGTTATCTGGATTGATTACAATATGTCCAGTTAAACAAATTGCTGTAAAAATATCAACACTTTATTGAAAACAGTTATGAAATGAAATTTAGGTCTGCGAGACATTCACAAGGTCTCTATTTCCTGTCTGGCCCTAATACCAAGTGTTTGTGGATTTATGGGAGTCAGGTCATGTGGTTGTGGGGCGACCCCACTCATCAATCTACCTGGAATAAGCTGATAGAAGACAGGAACGCTCGGTTCTGTCTGATGTTCTCCAGTCGCTCCAGTTCATATGCTGAGAGTCCTCCATGTTCCCCCTGTGTTCCACAAAAGATACAGCACTGACACTCTGGACAAACATTCAGTAACGTCACTTCATCAGCCATGTAAGAGATCAAAACACAAGAGTCTGTTTGACAGGCTTATTTTGGTACATGTTGCAACAAAATTCACAGACATGCAGTTAACAAAAGCACAGTGTCCATCATAAATACTTCAGGGTTTTCATACTTACAGATGTTTGTTCCACATCACTATTTtgaacatcctcttcctcctcctccttgatGTCTTTTCTATTATATTGGATGTTTTTGCTATTGTGCGTTTTCATCCACTGTCAATAAAACATGGagatgttaaagaaaaaaaatactaatactaatatgaatatacatatatatcacTAGAGTTTTTGCGTGTTTCTAATGGGTCTTttaccttcttcttctgtgttttttcaggtGTGTTGCCTTCAGGAAAGTACATGAGGCGTTTTGGTGGTAGGACCTTTCGTGCTGATCGTCGGACTGCTCCCTCGACGTCCACAGGGATCATTTCCTACGTTAAACGTACCGtaactaacgttagctaaagGAAGTAACGCATCAACTTTTTCACAGaagcagagtttttttttttccacgacACATTTGCCTCTAACATAATGCTCGTTGATATCTACGTTGCCATAGTAACTACCATTACACAATCTTTAAGTTTGTTTATCTCCTAAACGTTGCTAATGTTAGTCACATTCAGCAACTAGCTAACACGCACAAGACAggttaacaaaaacaaataatttcaAGAACTCACCAATTTCTGCAACTTAACAGCAGGTTCgcgttttctttgttttgtcgCCATGTTAATGCACTCACAGCGACATGTTTGAATTATTTCTTCGACAGAACAAGAAGGTGGTAATTTCACACTTAACTGTCAGTCACCGTGACAATTCAATGACGTTGACGAGCACTACTCGCACCTCGCGCGAGTAATGGTTCGGAGTTAGCCCCTCCCCTCTGTAGTGAAACAGAATCCAAGCAGCTCATTGGTTAGTATTTCATGTTATCGGAATAAGGGGTAGGTCAGTACTGACAACAGCCAATGAACGCCTTACAATTTGATTGACGTCTCCTGCCTTGCTCACGATTGCTTCATAGAATCAGAGATAACGCTGCCATCTTCTGGCAGAAATGGACAATAGCAGTGACAAGAGAATAAAATAATTTCGCGAATGTTTAAAATCTGCGTCATTTATGGCAGCATTTTACCACGCTGAATAAACAATAGAAAACAGTCATCATCCTCAGTAGAAAATTTCAGAGAGCTGTTGATTCAGCTGTATTGCATTTTCCAGAGAAGTGTGTTATTTAGCTCACCCTCACTCAGGGCCGATTTTAGCAATGGGCAATGTGGGCGATCGCCCAGGGCGCAATCTATGCAAGGGcgcaaaaaaaatgaaagaaaactaGCCAGTTTTCTAGACTACCGCTCATTTCCATGTCAAGTTAGTGGAGTGGGTGCTGGGGCACCCTTTCATGTCAACTTGCTGCTGGGAGTCatacaggttgtgtgtgtggttcgCCAAGGGCGTAAAACTAGCCGGGACCGCCTTTGCCCTCACTGATATAAATGACACTGCTTAATATGGTTTGTAATAGATTACACGTCAGTCAGCAGTGTCAACCACCTCCTGTTCTGTATAATGTTGGTCAGATGCCTGTTGGCCTGTTTCAACATGTGGCTGCTGTTCCCTTTCCTTGAtgctgttttccagtgtttaaATAGTAATATGATGGCTTTCAAAACTGATATTTTgataaaatcatatttttttacatgaacTATTTCTATAATAATTTATTCATTGATTTGAGAGCCAGCAGGGGAGGCCAGTTCGGTGGACGGTGTTATTGAAGCATCCAACCAGATGTTAGGGCTGACCTCCTACACAGGCGTGGTCActggagcctgtgtgtgtgtgtgtgtgtgtgtgtgtgtgtgtgtgtgtgtgtgtgtgtgtgtgtgtgtccagagacACAGGTGGATGCACCTCATTCTCTGATGACCAATAAAATATTActtgttcagtctctctgtgcagcCCGGTATCAAATGGCCAATGTCCAATCATCAGCGTGACTGGGGGCGCTGttgtagttgaccaatcacgtgcggcttgaacagaaaaaaaaaagtcgagaaaaaaaaaacagaaaaaaaacaaagcggctcCCGCAATTACATCATGAAAAGCCCAAAAGCATATGGAGAAAACTGTTTATTAGCAAAACttaaaaatggaaacaaagaaGAGCAGGACATCTGAACTGACTTCTTCATGGGCCTTTTGTGTATATTGTAGCAACTGCCTACATTGTTTAGTCCACACCTTCTAACACGTGCAGTTCAACACGTGTAACAGGAAAGTTATTCAAATCAAAGAGCAACACAACACTGGGCAGCTCTGAGCTTGTAACATGTGGCTGTGATTATGTGAAACAAAATTTCCAACAGAGTGAATATGAAACAGATCGAACTTTTACTGATGTTAattatgtttgtgttcatggcATTACACAGGATGATCCTGAACACACTGTTGAAATCAAGCCCTCACATTTAACACTCTAAACAGTTGTGTTTTACACTGGTACTTCATTTATCTGACACACTGTGATGCTGTATCACATTCTGGGCTTGAGATGTCTTTTACTGCATCTTTAATTAGAGCAGGATGCTTCACAGCTGACTGGTCAACATTCTGACACTACTGACCCAATATACCAAATAAATGCGTATTTTGATGTGAATTCTGAGAAAGTAATTCCTATCCTTTGTTAATAATAATGAGTTACTTCACACTGTGTTATTGCTTGCATGTTGTAGGAATGTTAAGTTGATATTTCATTACCTTACAGACGTGTTACTTACAATGTAAGAATTATGACAATAATGTATTAAAGCTCTATAGAGATCCACCTTCGTTGTGACAAAACTGCTTCCTTACATGAACTTGTTCTGCCTGTGTGACTGAAAGCAGCCAGTCTTGGTCAGACTCGTCTTCATCTCAGTCAGAGAATATGTGCACGCGCCCTGATGCGTTGCCGCCCAGTAAGGCGTTCCTTGTGGGGTGGAAAGCTGTGACGGACAGCACTGTGTTAAGGTGCTCGTCATCTGTGAAGGAGTGCAGCAGCTGGCCGCTTTCGTGGAACACTTGAACCCTCCGTGGCCTCGACATGCTCCCCACCACAAAACAATCTTCCCGTTTGGGGtcccacacagcagacagtttgGTCAGCCAGCGGCCAGTGTGCATGTCATGTCTGAAAATGAAGATTAACACAACAGTCTGAGAGTAACTTCAGGTCACATTAGTGTCGAagcacagagacaaaaggaCAGGAAAGCACAAAGTCAATGAAGCAAGTGGATGTACCTGATGGATGTCAGTAAGGGAGATGTAGTAGTCATTGCAGATGTGTCATATATCCTGTCAAAAGAGTTCAGGATACACATTgagctgagaaagaaaaaacagcatgtcTAACGTAATTATTCAAAGTGCTGTGCCGGCTTCACCTTATGTTGTTGTCCATACAGGAAGTGAGGACTCTGTTCCCTGTACGCGGGCAGAAATAAGCACTGGATATGCTTAAAGAGTGGCCCTGCAGCTGGGAGACTGCCTGGCTTTTGCTCTTCTTCAGGCACCTGCTGTCGTAAATACTCACAATCCTGCAGACAAGATCGAAATATTCCTTTCATACAATCTGAAAGACAAACTGGagtaagattaaaaaaaatctgaaccaAAAAGATCTTTGTGAAAAAGGTAACAAACTCAGTGAGACATACTTGCTTTCTGCCACAGCAAAGTACTGCTTCTGCAAAGGGTGGACGCTCACACAACGCAGAGTCTTGGGGTCCAGTGAGTGGAGGGACTCGTGTGAATTCCTGAAGAGAAATTAAATATCAGTGAATTCTTCACATTGTTCTTCCATGCTCTGAAAACTACTAAAAGCTACCACACATCATCAACAATAAGACGTTACCCTGGGGTGCGCCTATCGACCATGGCCACTTCTCCATACCAGTTCCCGACCACTAGTGTGGAACAGTCATGTGACATGAAGTCAAACGTTTTCAGGCCATCGTCGATGTCATACACCTACAACAACGTACAAACAGACTGACATCAACTGGAGCAGGACACTCCAAAAGGAAAACTTCAGTTTGCATTCAGACACGTTAAGTTAACAAATTTCAAAAAGTACATTTGATGGATCTATTATCTCACATCATCAAAGGCAGCCTTCACTACATCCATGCAGCGTAGAGATCCGTCATAGCTAAGGCTCAGCAGGTGGGTGGGATGAGCTGTGGAGAACGCCATGCAGCCCACTGGACGAGTGTGGGGCTCAAAGAGCAGCACACCATCATCGTCCCAATCACCACCCTGAAGGAATATACACAcgcaaggaaaaaaaatgatggtTTATGAATTTTTATGGCTATTTAGTTGTGGCTTTTTCCTGTAGCTTTGTTATTTACTCTGGGTTAACAGAGGGATCTTCCTAGCTGACACACTACCTCAAGGCCTGTTGCTATGAGCATGTTTTGGAGTCCACTtcctgccctctagtggtcacaTACAAATTTACAACATCAtcacaagaacagaacaaaggaAACACACCAGCTTCCAGAGTCCAACTTTTCCCCACTTGTCTCCCGCAGCCATCAACAGGCTGCTGGTGCAGGGGTGGAAGGCAGCAGAGAAGATGCGGTCCTTCACCACTTTGGCCACTCTGTCCTCAGTTATCCTCATGTTCTTAAGGGCTGAGCGGTACCTACGTAAAGACACCAGTTTAGACTTGTTTTAATCGATGACCAAAAGGGGAGCTAATATGCCCTCAGAGGTGGAGCAGTCACCTTATAAGATGAGCGATGGGTTAAAATGTCAGAATCAAAACTTAAAATCTTACCCTTTCAGATCAagctccatctttctctcttttgaaTCCTGTGAAAATAAATTTTAAGATTTAATTATTGATTCAAAAGCAGTGCAAGCAGCAAGTTTTGCCTTCTTGTGTTGGTGGCACAAAAGTCAACAGCTAAACAGCACAGcctttaattacagttttgtgGGAAAATCagttgaaataaaaaataaaaataaaataactacaACATAATGAGGACATGAAACACAGATGGGGAGTCGTACCTCAGACCAGAGCTCAAGAAGTTGTGAAGGCAGCTTGCTTCCCTCTTCCATGTTGATTGGATCCATGGGCAGAGGGCCAGGAGGCTTCTTCTGTGGTGAAaactttaaagaaatgaaataaccAAAGTGAGTAAAAGCAAGaacagcaagaaaaagaaatgctaGACAGGGAGCAGTGGCATAGCATGATATGCACCTGTTCATGGATCAGCATCCCTCTGGGTTCAGGGGGAAGTGTCAAGATCTCTGCCTCTTTATTTTGGAGACGAAGGGATTTTCGAGCTGGCAGCACTTCTTTGACAGCAGCTTGAGACCTGCAACACAGAAACTGATCATTACAGTGACATCAAGAAGACACTGAACTGGTCTGACTGACTTCTGAAGGCTTATCCTTAGATCTgagagttaaaaaacaaaacaccaatcaaaaaaaacaaacaaaaaacgaaAATGCAGAATTTGGGAAGAAATAATCTGGAAAAAATGACAACTGATTACACAGGACCAAACTGTTTGTCTGTCGAATGTACCTCATGAGACCCCTCTGTGAAGGCTTTGACCGTGTCAGCTGCTTCAGCTCCTCAGTTACCTTGACACAAGGAAAACAGTAATTATCAGCCATCCCATCAGTTCAGAGACAGCAAGAGGAATGAATCACAAGATGACCATGGTGAACTGAGTGCATCTGTATTTatgcaaaatacacacagataattCTGACCCACATTTTCATTTatgcatgcagaaaaaaaggatcTAGTCCATTTGGATCCACATAGCTCGGCAATATGATCTTGACTTTATACTACATGTAACTGTCAGGTTTATATAAGTAACAGTAGATATATTGACTTCACGGTTTtaatctgttgttgttgttttcttttaataagTGAGTATCAACACTTCATTGAAAACAGTTATGAAATGAAATTTAGGTCTGTGAGACATTCACAAGGTCTCTATTTCCTGTCTGGCCCTAATACCAAGTGTTTGTGGATTTATGGGAGTCAGGTCATGTGGTTGTGGGACGACCCCACTCATCAATCTACCTGGAATAAGCTGATAGAAGACAGGAACGCTCGGTTCTGTCTGATGTTCTCCAGTCGCTCCAGTTCATATGCTGAGAGTCCTCCATGTTCCCCCTGTGTTCCACAAAAGATACAGCACTGACACTCTGGACAAACATTCAGTAACGTCACTTCATCAGCCATGTAAGAGATCAAAACACAAGAGTCTGTTTGACAGGCTTATTTTGGTACATGTTGCAACAAAATTCACAGACATGCAGTTAACAAAAGCACAGTGTCCATCATAAATACTTCAGGGTTTTCATACTTACAGATGTTTGTTCCACATCACTATTTtgaacatcctcttcctcctcctccttgatGTTGTTTCTGTTATATTGACTGTTTTCGAcatcgtgtgtgtttgttctctacAAACAAAACACGGTCTTACTgaaagaagcaaacaaacaaaacatacaatCCCGCTACTGCTGTTTCTCAGGTGTCtttaccttcttcttcttctgtggtgtttcAGCTGTGTTGCCTTCAGGAGAGTACATGAGGCGTTTTGGTGCGAGGGCCGTTCGTGCTGATCGTCGGACTGCTCCCTCCAGGTCCACAGGAGTCATTTCCTGCTTCATTAACAGTAAAATATCGCGCCTATCAACTTTTCCGCAAAAGCAAACGTTTCAGTAAAATCACGACACATTTGCTTGCTGATGTCTGTTACCAGAGTAAGTACACAACCGTACAACAGTTTAGCTCTCAAACGTTGCCGGTGTTCATGATACTCACCAGCTACCTTGCACAGATTAGACAGGTTAACAAAAACGAATGTAAAATTTCAACTCACCAACTGCTCTAACTTGACAACCGCTTCGCGTTTTGTTCGTCTTGTCGCCATATTAATGCACTTATAGCAACACGTAGTAATTTTTTCTTcaacagaaccggtgacaaacTCACACTTCAAGAGTCGTCGGTGTTGTTATACTGCACGACTTGGATAAGAACAAATCGCGCCACATGCTAGAAATGTTTTGTAACTATCCCTGCACCTCTGCGTTGTGAAACAGAATTGTAGTAGCTCATTGGTTACTCATGTTCACATAATCAGAATCAGGGGCTGTTCTCCGATGCCAACAGCCAATGAAAACCTTACATTTTGACTGACGTCTCACCGCATTCTCCCAGATCggaaatctttttctttcttgggATAGCGAAGTTATATCCCGCCCAGCTGTCTCTAATTGGCTAGTGGCCAAAGAGTGAGATTGGTTAATGTTGGGAAATAGTAACAGAATGCGCCAATCAGAGGTAGGGTAGGGCGGGTCATACCTTCGCCATCCTATGAAAAAATATATTGCTTCGCATCCACAAAGTGATTATTGCGCCACCTTCTGTCAGGTGTGCGCAATATCTGCTGTAGACCTTGAAATAGACCTTGAAATAATTTTAATAGGTAATTCTGAGCAATTTAATAACGAAAAACCCAAATGCATATGGAGAAAACTGTttattagcaaaaaaaaaaaaagaaaaagaaaggcttTGTGGACCTTTTGAGTATATATTGTAGCAACTGCCCTTGTTTAGTCCACATG contains:
- the LOC139332825 gene encoding WD repeat-containing protein 76-like isoform X1, translating into MATRRTKREAVVKLEQLQEMTPVDLEGAVRRSARTALAPKRLMYSPEGNTAETPQKKKKRTNTHDVENSQYNRNNIKEEEEEDVQNSDVEQTSGEHGGLSAYELERLENIRQNRAFLSSISLFQVTEELKQLTRSKPSQRGLMRSQAAVKEVLPARKSLRLQNKEAEILTLPPEPRGMLIHEQFSPQKKPPGPLPMDPINMEEGSKLPSQLLELWSEDSKERKMELDLKGYRSALKNMRITEDRVAKVVKDRIFSAAFHPCTSSLLMAAGDKWGKVGLWKLGGDWDDDGVLLFEPHTRPVGCMAFSTAHPTHLLSLSYDGSLRCMDVVKAAFDDVYDIDDGLKTFDFMSHDCSTLVVGNWYGEVAMVDRRTPGNSHESLHSLDPKTLRCVSVHPLQKQYFAVAESKIVSIYDSRCLKKSKSQAVSQLQGHSLSISSAYFCPRTGNRVLTSCMDNNIRIYDTSAMTTTSPLLTSIRHDMHTGRWLTKLSAVWDPKREDCFVVGSMSRPRRVQVFHESGQLLHSFTDDEHLNTVLSVTAFHPTRNALLGGNASGRVHIFSD
- the LOC139332825 gene encoding WD repeat-containing protein 76-like isoform X2; translated protein: MATRRTKREAVVKLEQLEMTPVDLEGAVRRSARTALAPKRLMYSPEGNTAETPQKKKKRTNTHDVENSQYNRNNIKEEEEEDVQNSDVEQTSGEHGGLSAYELERLENIRQNRAFLSSISLFQVTEELKQLTRSKPSQRGLMRSQAAVKEVLPARKSLRLQNKEAEILTLPPEPRGMLIHEQFSPQKKPPGPLPMDPINMEEGSKLPSQLLELWSEDSKERKMELDLKGYRSALKNMRITEDRVAKVVKDRIFSAAFHPCTSSLLMAAGDKWGKVGLWKLGGDWDDDGVLLFEPHTRPVGCMAFSTAHPTHLLSLSYDGSLRCMDVVKAAFDDVYDIDDGLKTFDFMSHDCSTLVVGNWYGEVAMVDRRTPGNSHESLHSLDPKTLRCVSVHPLQKQYFAVAESKIVSIYDSRCLKKSKSQAVSQLQGHSLSISSAYFCPRTGNRVLTSCMDNNIRIYDTSAMTTTSPLLTSIRHDMHTGRWLTKLSAVWDPKREDCFVVGSMSRPRRVQVFHESGQLLHSFTDDEHLNTVLSVTAFHPTRNALLGGNASGRVHIFSD